One Methanosphaera cuniculi genomic window carries:
- a CDS encoding type I restriction-modification system subunit M, with the protein MPTLKKLDPKLKEELEEKLRKTTDFLRLNMSVYEYKNYILGLLFYKYLSEKQEDLLDNMTVDDGRTLKEAFSTSLINKELIHLIRTQIGYYIEPRFLLSEIAKNTEVDSYITTLDIAFNNVINSSIDRDDFENIFNDIKLDSTKLGKTRKSQNKTIEILIKEISQVNLPLDAFGETFDYLLDQFARIIGRRAGHVTTPPELSTLMAKLVTVDKKEDVSAYDPACGVGSSLIDIAKETTVTRLQGNDLNPSAYNHARMNMIVNNISFEVFDIKQKDSLEFMEEIPNMPDTHFVTYKRLNENYIIEKFDIAVSQPPFGLRWNGDERYLDDVRFKKYGAIAPKGRADYAFIQDMLYHIKDDGVMAVILQTGVLSRGLSEKTIRKYLLENNYIDAIIRLPKNMFYATAIPTIIMILKKNRTDDDILFIDASDEYAKTRRQNKLRDKDIEKIVETYKNREEIERYSHKATIDEIKENQYNLHVPRYVNTFEKIEPVDMNKVFQEDTKITLELEDINQKIEDQCKKMNIDFK; encoded by the coding sequence ATGCCAACTCTAAAAAAGTTAGATCCAAAACTAAAAGAAGAACTAGAAGAAAAACTAAGAAAAACGACAGATTTCCTCCGATTAAATATGTCTGTCTATGAATATAAAAATTACATTCTAGGATTATTATTCTACAAGTACTTATCAGAAAAACAAGAAGATCTCTTAGATAATATGACTGTAGATGATGGAAGAACATTAAAAGAAGCATTTAGTACTTCACTAATAAATAAGGAATTAATTCATTTAATAAGAACTCAAATTGGATACTATATAGAACCACGTTTTCTTTTAAGTGAAATAGCTAAAAATACAGAAGTTGATTCTTATATCACTACACTTGATATTGCATTTAATAATGTGATAAATTCCAGTATTGATAGGGATGATTTTGAAAATATCTTTAATGATATAAAGTTAGATTCTACGAAACTTGGTAAAACAAGAAAATCTCAAAATAAAACAATTGAAATTTTAATTAAAGAAATTTCACAAGTAAATCTACCTCTAGATGCTTTTGGAGAAACTTTTGATTACTTACTTGACCAGTTTGCAAGAATCATAGGAAGAAGAGCAGGACATGTTACAACACCACCTGAATTATCTACATTAATGGCAAAACTTGTAACTGTAGATAAAAAAGAAGATGTATCTGCATATGATCCTGCATGTGGTGTAGGTTCATCACTAATAGATATTGCAAAAGAAACTACCGTTACAAGATTACAGGGAAATGATTTAAATCCATCTGCATATAATCATGCACGAATGAATATGATTGTAAATAATATTTCATTTGAAGTATTTGACATAAAACAAAAAGATTCATTAGAATTTATGGAAGAAATACCTAATATGCCAGATACACACTTTGTAACATATAAACGATTAAATGAAAATTATATAATTGAAAAATTTGACATAGCAGTATCACAACCACCATTTGGATTAAGATGGAATGGAGATGAAAGATACTTAGATGATGTAAGATTTAAAAAATATGGAGCTATTGCACCAAAAGGTAGAGCAGATTATGCATTTATCCAAGATATGTTATATCACATAAAAGATGATGGAGTAATGGCAGTTATACTACAAACTGGAGTATTATCACGAGGATTATCAGAAAAAACAATAAGAAAATATCTTCTTGAAAATAACTATATTGATGCAATAATAAGACTTCCAAAAAATATGTTCTATGCTACTGCAATTCCAACAATTATCATGATACTTAAGAAAAATAGAACAGATGATGATATACTCTTTATTGATGCATCAGATGAATATGCAAAAACCAGAAGACAAAATAAGCTACGAGATAAGGATATTGAAAAAATAGTAGAAACCTATAAAAATCGTGAAGAAATAGAAAGATATTCACATAAAGCAACAATAGATGAAATTAAAGAAAATCAGTACAATTTACATGTACCAAGATATGTGAATACATTTGAAAAGATAGAACCTGTAGATATGAATAAAGTATTCCAGGAAGATACTAAAATAACATTAGAACTTGAAGATATTAACCAGAAAATAGAAGATCAATGTAAGAAGATGAATATTGATTTTAAATAA
- a CDS encoding restriction endonuclease subunit S: MNQKVKLAEIFEIKSGYHLARRMDDLEKGDNEQIVKVLSNKGFHIDDELEINEESINVKSISEENFTHENDIILTTIVPVKSRFITKEDEGILIPTSFMVLRVKDKTKYDPEFISYLLNYNDIQQQLLLYSGDSTIPRLTKKNLHEVKFTLPDIETQKKYASLIRMINKRIQIKEKSIENDKQLTTGLLEKALGI; this comes from the coding sequence TTGAATCAGAAAGTAAAATTGGCTGAAATTTTTGAAATAAAAAGTGGATATCACTTAGCACGAAGAATGGATGATCTTGAAAAGGGTGATAATGAACAAATAGTTAAAGTTTTATCAAATAAGGGCTTTCATATAGATGATGAACTTGAGATAAATGAAGAATCAATAAATGTAAAATCTATTAGTGAGGAAAACTTTACTCATGAAAATGATATTATATTAACTACTATAGTTCCTGTAAAATCAAGATTTATTACAAAAGAAGATGAAGGAATTCTTATACCTACAAGTTTTATGGTATTAAGAGTAAAAGATAAGACAAAATATGATCCTGAATTCATATCATACCTACTAAATTATAATGATATTCAACAACAACTACTATTATATTCAGGTGATTCTACAATTCCAAGATTAACAAAGAAAAATCTTCATGAAGTAAAATTCACACTTCCTGATATAGAAACTCAAAAAAAGTATGCTTCTTTAATTAGAATGATTAATAAGAGAATTCAGATAAAAGAAAAAAGTATTGAAAATGATAAACAATTAACTACAGGATTACTTGAAAAAGCATTAGGAATATAG